Below is a window of Ursus arctos isolate Adak ecotype North America unplaced genomic scaffold, UrsArc2.0 scaffold_69, whole genome shotgun sequence DNA.
GAACTGGTCGTGATATCAGCTTGGTTGGTTTGCGTGGCTGTGTTGGGAAGTGACCCCGGAGCTGAGGCCAGAAGGAGACGCACATGTCAGCGGAGGGTGTCTGGCAGCGGACACTGCACAGTGACCCGCGGCCACATAGAGTGAATGAGCAGAGGGCAGCAGTGACAAGGTCTGACCTCCTGACCCCATGGGTGTTGTGCTGGGGAAAGCTGGTAGAGATCCTGCAGGTGGAGATGGCGGGTAGCCAGGTAACACTGCAGAGGGCGTCAGAGTCCAGGTGTGTGAAGGAGCGGTGGGTGGGAGAGTGTGGACTCCCGCAGGGCTCCGGGGTTGTGACCTGAATGGCCGCAAGGATGGAGCTGGTTTCCTGAGACAGAGAAGCCAAGTGGCCAGGTTGGGGGAACTCGGCCCCAGACACACTGATTCGAGTGCTGTGTCAGCCCGTCCAGTGGATGTGTGACACAGGCAGGTGGATTCCCGCATctggagtccaggagggagcagaggtggGACCTGGGGTGCCAGAGTGAGCAGACAGAAGAGTGTGCACAGACCCGGATGCCCACACTGGGCCTGGATGGAAGGGCGGACGTTGTGTGGGGGGCCGGGCAGAGGGGTCGGGGGCTGTGGTGGTCAGCGGTGAGTGGTGCAGTCCGGCTGCTGCCCTGTGCTGGCCGCCAGCAATGGACACTGGGGCCACCAGTCctctatattttttaagtgaaatgaaaatagcctttttctctgattataaaagtacCGTATGCTCACACATTATACAGAGACAGTGAAGTAAAGAACCTCTTCAAGTGTCCTCACAGGCTTCTCTGCTGCACAGAGGGGTGAGCTTTAACGAGGTGGGGCAACACTGCGCACGGAGACCCACCTGGTTAGCGCCCACAGTCCTGACAAATACGGATAATGGTCCCTGCTGGGACCCCAACGCAGAGTGCTTGTCCGTAAGCACCGAGTGGTCGGTGGTGTTGCTCAGAACGCACCTCCTGTGCTGTGTGGGAGACATTACTACTTGATTATGGACCGCCCTCTGGGTCCCACTGAGGGGTGGCATGTGTCAGCCATACGATGTTTTGAAtctgaaatattctgaaatattttgaattctGGAACATACCCAGCCCCAAGAGTTTTAAGATAAGGGATGACGGATGTGTAACAATTTAAGCAACTGTCTATTGAtggacaacaaaaataaatagtatatagattttatattcaaaataatgattTAGTGAATAATCGTGTGTATACATGTCTGCACACTCGTGTGAGTACTTCAGTAAATATTGGGAAGAGACTTTCCAGAAAGGTACACTAATTACACTGCCACCAAACCTGCATGAGTGGCCGTTTCCTCACCAACATCGAACACTACCcgatttaaggtttttttttttaaactatctttaAGTTTTTATCCATCTGATTGGTtagaaataaatgtgtatgtggggggggagagggagatttAACATTTTTGTAATGAAGAGTGAAGttcatcttttcatgtttattaaccACTGTGTTCTCTTTGGATTACATATTTGTATCTCTTGCTTATTTTTCATTGGGTTATTAGTCTGTTTATAAATTAGTttagcaattaaaaatataaactgtcACATGTTGTAAATATGTTTGTAGTTTATGGTAATGAGGTCTAAAACATTAGTTTtctacattatatttttatgtagacCATACTGTGACAGTATGATGTAGTCGAACCTATCATGACTTTCCTTTGTCTTATCTGACTTATCAGGCCTAAAAAGTCCTTCCCTACTTCACTTAGGAAACCTACATTTTCTTCAAGAACTGTTCTGTGTACGTTTAAGTCACTCGTTAGAAATTTTTTCAGCGAAGGCAGGAATTGAGTATTTTCCTACCAGTTAATGAGCGAGTCTCAATAACATTTATTAATCTGTTTCTTACATTATCACTCCTGAATGAAAGTTTCACATGGGAGCTGGATGAAGAAGCCCAAAGGCACCGAGTTAGGACTCCCTGGAGGTCTGGATGGTGGAGACTGTGGAGAGGTGGGGCACCCACCCCTGTGGGCACCCCAGGAGCCCTCtgtgggcccaggctcttgctcccAGGGAGCGAGAACAGACAGACGAGATGCTGCTGGGAGGAGACGTTGTGTGATGGGGCAGGACAGGTAAGAGTGGGCACGGTTGCCGGAGCCCAGGTGCGCCTGGGCAGGGAGACCTGCAGAGGCCTGGACGTGCGGGAAGCAGAAAGACGCCGACCAGAGGGAGGCTCAGGAAGGGTGGAACCTGGGCCACATGACTGGAAGAAATGAAACGGTGGTGTGTTTTCCCGTATTCACGGCCTCACCGTCAGTCTGAGCTTCCTTTTCAAAGTCTCAGGCTGTGGCATGAAGTGTCCTGAGGGGCTCGGAGGGTGGGCACTGTGCTCCTCACGTTTGGGCAATTTTTCAGGTAGAACCCTTTGCCAGCTTGTCTGAGGCCGTGCAGAGCTCAGTGCCCCGACTGCTCATCAACCGGGACTTGGTGGGGCCCTTTGCTTGGCGTCCTCGCAGCAGGGATGTGGTCCAGCTGGGGGATGTGGTTCACGGCGTGGAAAGACTGGCGGAGCTTCTGGGCTGGACACAAGAGTTGCAGGACCTCATCCAGCAGGAAACGGAAAAGGTACAGACTGCGGACAGGGTCCTCTGAAGGGCGGTCTTCCTCACTGCTCTGGGGTCTGGGTCCACTCGATGTGCCTCCTGGGTTGGCCAGAAAGTGACAAATAGCGAATATTGGCTGTTACTCCTGTACTGGCCACTGTCTGGGGTCTTGCGTGTGCTTATGAATCGGGCGTTGTGACTCACTATCTCCGTGTGGAGATGAGGAAGGGGTGCTAGGTGGCTGCTGTCCGGTCACAGAGCTGCAACTTGGTCCAGGCCCACTGGGCTGCTCTCCCTGCAGCCTTGCCTTTTGTCCCCTAAGTAAAGCAGCACCAACAGCTCCAGGCTACGGTGTGGTTCGGAGATGAGCTCCGAGGAGCTGAACTTGTGTGTGCTGGTGTGGGATGAAGCCCAACCTGGGGAGGCTTTCAGGAGGTGATCAGCGCAGGTGCTGTTGGCCTATGACAATCTGCCGAGGGTAGAAAGCTCTCGAGGTTTCAAACCTGTTCTGAGTGAAGTTTCCCATAAGAATCAGCATGTGTGGCCCTGGTGTGAGTGGTTATTTTCTAAAGGAGGCAGCATTAAGCATTGGAAGTCCAGTCGTCCCAAAGGGGAGCACTGTGTGACACTGCCCGAAGGGGATGGATGGGGCAGAGGGCTTGGGAGAGCCTCGCCCTTCAGCTGTGAGTGCCTCAGGCTCAGGGTCGGGGGTCCGGCCTTCCGCCTCACCTCCACTGGCAAcagcccccagcctctggctgCAGCCCGGTTTCTTACCAAGTTGaaccaaagaaagaagaatatgGGGCTTATGAAGTCCAGGAGGCTTCACACTTACTGTTTCCACACATTTTAGATATCGTGGCTACTGTTTTTTCTAGCTGTCCATTCCAGGGTTTGGCTCTAATGGCTAAGATGGAGGCTGGTATCACTCCTTGTCTTATAAATGTCAAAGTTACGTTGCTGGGTCATCTTACGGAAGTAGAGAAGGCAGGTGGCACCGAAGCCTATACTTCGCACCTCAAGGAGAGGCAGCGGGTGCGTTGGTCCCATCCGCCTGGCAGCTTCCTGGCGCTGATGTCCTGTTTCCATACAACAAGACTAAGTCACGTGACCCCTAGGGATTTTTGGAAGTAGTCCTTCGGGATTTGACCTGTGCGATTTTACAGTCATGGAAATTTATGTGAAGTGTGTTCTGATTTTAGGGgtttatgtatataaaaagagTTGCTATCCAAGAGTAAACATGGAGGGATGAGGTGCAGTCCACTCGGGGTTACTTTCCCAAATAGTGCCTGGTTGTGAGCACGTGAGCTCCAGCACATCCCACCTGGTTACTTCAGTGAAGCCTTCTGGCCAGTGCCCCCGTCTCGCCCGGCGCCCACGTCTCGCCCAGCCCCGCTGGCACCGTGTTACTTTGGCTCAACAGCATTATCGGCAGAAGCGGAAGAGCTTTTGTTTTATGCAATAGTTTGAACCCAGGCCCTGAGATCTGTGGGACTGATTCCCTTTCTCCTTTGTGTTCCAGCTTGATGGACGGGACAAATAGGGGGATGGCTggtcctcccacccctcctgggACCAGGAATGGTTCCAAGGAGTCACTGCCCGCCTCTGAGGGAACAGTTTTGGCTGAACCAGAACTGCGGCCTGAGGAAGAGTGTGAGGCGGCCTGTGTCCTGAGCGCCGTGCTGATGGGTCGTGTCCTGCTCAAGCTGCGGGCCACCCCGGTCACAGGTGCCCAGCTGCCCGGCACCTTCCTGCTGTTTGACTCTTCAGTCTGCTGAAGCTCTTGGTGCCGAACAAGAGCTTTCTTCTGACAGTGACCCTTTGAACTCAGATGGACCAGCGGGAAGCCCAGAGTGAATCTCCTGTGTGTCCAGGTCTCCATCTGAAGGGCGGGCTCAGCATCTCTATCCGTTAGAAAGACGGTCTCGGGCTGAGTGGTCACAGCCACTCCCAAGGCACGGTCCTGGGTCCCAAGTAATGTAATAGGGTCCTGTAGCATTTTGGCCTCCTTAGTAGGGTTTTTAAATAGAGAAACTTTGTTCATTTCTGGCATGAAATAAACTCTTTGGTCTCAAAGGGAATGCAGGTGTTGACAATGGATGTGGAAAGGGGACCTTGTGCGTGCATGGACATTCCCCCCACTGGAATAACCCAAGGACGGAGAACATGCCCCTGGATTCACCCAGGAGAGGGGCCTAGTGTCGTTTCCCTCGGAGCCCCAGAACCCCTCTCTGAAGGGCATCATGCCTTGTTCGCTCCACCCTGATGCCTCTCCCCCAGAAAGTCCTCTGCTCCGGCAGCTATCAGCCTCCTGTCCACACTCTCCCCTACCAGGCCTTCCCAGGAATGCCCCCAGGACTAACTTCTATGTTATGGAAGGCATTACTCACTTAGAAACCTCAGCTGGCCTCTGGCCCGCCCTGTACTCAGCCCATAGTTCCAGTGCCTGCACAGGCCCCTGCTGCTGGGGTTGCCCCAAGGCCCAGCTTGGACAGCACCGCCCAGGCACACCTTCCTGATCTCTGGCTCCTACCCTGTGGGTGGTCCCTCCTTCCAGGCATCGTTTCCCCACTCGTGGCACATTTAACAGACAGACTCCTCAGAGGGGTTCTGGTAGCCTCCTCAAGAACAGAAGACATGACTAATGATCTAGGAAAAGGGCCAAAttctgaaaagaatgaaattaatttcTCACGCACATGGTCTTGCTTGAAACTCTTTATTCCAAGATGATGTTTCTGCGATGCTTTGTGCACGTGACAGAAATCCAAACTTAGGCTTTTACGAGGTGTACTTCCCTTCATGTACTTATGGTCTATGCCAGTGGGAAGGTCAGGACTCCACTGTCAAAATCAGTGAGAGCTTGGGTGCTGTGGATACTACAGCAGACAGCTGAGCGAGGACCAAGGATACATAAGAGGCTACCAGTCCTGAGCTCAGTGGGGACAGAAACAGCAGAGCATACCTTGGAAGTATGTTTCTGACAGTATACACAGTTCTAGCAAGTTCTTTTCCTGTGAACTGCGGCGCTTTCTTGACGTGGAAGCCCTGGGCAAGCATGCCAGAGCTGGACATGCTTGCGTGTGCCCACGCTCGGCCTCTGCCCCCAAGCAGCGGCCTCTGCACACACCCTCTTGGCACACACGAGGCTACTTCATCTGAGGAAGTCAAGGCTGAGTTTCCAGAGTTGCAGCAGGACAAGGCCCTCACAGTCCTAAAGATAAGAAACTGGACCAGAGACAAATCATTAACAGAACTTTGGAAGTAGAGAGAGAGGGGTCTCCAAGGTGGAGAGGGACATGGCTTCCCCGGGTCACAGTCCCAAGGACATCTCTGGAAGCAGCACCAGTTCTGAAGGGGGAACAGAAGACTGCTGTCCTCAGTCAGGGTCTGAGTCGGCTTCCGAGGAGAGCTGCCCCTCCATGGTCTCACAAATGGCATCCTGCAGGGTTGTCAGCTGACCCCGGGGACTCATCCCCATGGGCTGGATGACTCTGTGCCTGTGAGTGAAAAGCATggtgaggctggggaaggggcctggtgGGGCGGGCGGAGGGGGCAGAAATCCTGTTCACCCCTGACTACTTCCTTGTGCTCCACCAGGCTGCTTCTGTTTACTGAGGAATCCCAACTGCTACCCGGTGGTTTTGGGACCTTATGCCGTCTCTTAATTTCTCTAGATCTCAATTttcatcatctgtgaaataaacATAATACCAATCTCTAGTCTAATCCTTTCCCGGGGCATTTCCTTCATTTCAAACCTTAGGAATGCAGCCTTGCCTAAGCCCACCTCTGACCCTACCTTCTGGGGCTCACAAGACTGGATCCGGGCCTGGGGTTCTGttctcccttctcccagctgTGGGCCCCTCCTTGCCGTGCCACATACCTGGAGAGCTTGTCAAACATGTTCACCAGCTTCATGGCCTCATGTTCCTTCTGCTCCTCCGTCATGCCCTCCATGGGGTTGGGCGGCTTTTCCTCCACCCTCCCGGTCACTGGGTTTATGCTGCTTCCCAGGGGAGGGGGTGTAGGGAATGCATTAGTGACTAGGACAGGAGGCAGCTGCATGGGGTGGGTGGAGTCCCACATGCCCTGCTTGGGCCTGGACTAGCAAGAAACCCATTCTCCTGGGGGTGACAGGAAGCAGGGCAGCTGCAGGAGCTGCAGCAGTGAACCAACTCCTGCCACCTGGGTCTCCTGGTCCCCCAATGGCCTGACCCCCTTCAGTCCATGTTCCCAACAAAACATCCTGACATCAGGATAGATCACTTAGGGGCCAGTGCCTGACTCCCAAAGTCCTACCCATCTGTCATCCTGTCCCACCCACCCTGTGGGTCCCTATGGGTATGAGAACAGGGACCAGGCTGAGTGAGGGGAGCCGAGGGTGTAGGGGCACACACCTGGCCTTGGCTTCCTTGTACTCATCTGTGTCCGTGTCCTCGTCCTCCGAATATTGGCCCTCGGGCCGGCCCCCCGCCATGAGGCCCCTGGCAGCCAGGAGGCCGGCGGCATTCCCGTAGCCCGTGTACTTGATGAATCGGGGCActgaggggcagggcagaggtcAGTGTGCGAAGGTGGCTGGGAGGGACAGGTGTTGGGCAGGATCCCAGCACTCACCACTCTCAGAGCACAGGACAAACAGGAACTCAGCGGCCACTCTCTTCACATCAGTGTCCAGATGTGTCATGAGGCGAACGAGCTTGTTCCGCAACAACTCCCCAACCTCGGGCCGGGTCCTCACGTCCCGCAGTGGGGGCAGCACCTGGGGAGGCAGCCGTCCCTCAGCCTGGGCCTGAGCTGGCTGGGGTCTGTGATCTGGGCCCTGCGCCAGCCCCTCTGCCCCATACCTGCGACTTCAGGAACTTCCTGGCAGGACGGTGCATGCGGGCACACTCCGTCAGCACGCTCAGCACGGGGGCCACACTCTCTTTCAGCCTGTGCGTCTGCAGAGGGGCTTCTGTCACTGGGGCTGTGCCCCCACCGGCCTTGAGGGCAGGCGTGGGGGGGCGGGGCTACACATGCACACCAGATGGTCTGGTCCTGGCAGGAGGTGCTCAGGAAGAGGCCTTGCCACAGTTAGGCAGCTGAGGGGCCAAGAGTGGGCAGTGGGTGTGTGAGCTTCGAGAGGGCTGCAGATGGAACTTAACTTAGGAGGGCTCTCGTGTGCTCTGCAACTTGGGGCAAATAACTCATCTACTCTAACTTCCTCACCTATATACCAAAATTGTGGAGAAAATACAGTGTTCATAGCTGTTAGCCCATCAAGGGCACGTGATCTGTCCTCAGAAAACAGTGgccaaaacacaacaaaaatccCCACTCTGTGGGCTTCACGGACCCGGAGAGCAAAGAGCTCCTTTTCTTCCCCGgcctccccccacttccctccccagaCCCCAACCCCAGCAGCAGCAGTGGTAGGGACAGTCACAACCATCATGTCCAACGCTGGTGACCCAGCTCACCGCGCACATAAGCAATGTGGATTCCCAAGGTGTCCGCCTAATCTCACCCCATTCCGATCTGCAGCCTGCGTGTTGTCTCTGAGCTCCTAGAGGAGCTGGTTAGAGGTCTGGCCAGCCAATGTCCTGTGTGCAGGCACAGGAATCAGGCAGCCTCGGGCTCCAGATGCCTGTGGgtcccctcagggatgccaagaGACAACGGATGCTCGTTCCCAAGGGCTGCCTGTATACAGCAACACTAAGACTCTAAAGGCAAAAGCAAGGACTCAAGACAGATCCACAAACAGCTCTAAAAAGTAAGTCCTTTGTTTGACTTTAAAAACTTGTTATGGTAACCAGCAGAAATAAAACcttcaagtgtgtgtgtgagagggtcCACACGTTTCTCAGAGAGGAGTCTGGTTTTCTGCCAAGCTGGAACACAGAGCAGCTGGAGAAAATGCCTGAATCACACTGCCGTGATCTCCACTTACCAGTGTGGACTGTAAAAAAGCAGTGACCACGGCTGCTTGGGAAAGTCAGAGCCACTGAGGAGCCCACATGTCAGgtccctctgcccacctggtGCAGACGCTTCTCCAGGAAGCTGAGGAGGACATGAATCACATCCATGTTCGCTCCCAAGAACTCCAGGGAGCCTTTGCGTGGCTCCAGGGTAAGGAGGACATCCAGACACTTGAGGGGCAAGTTCCCCAGGAGGTTCACTGTGTGGCTGAGGACAGACGGGGAGGAGGGCTTGATAAGTCCATCCCCCAGCACAGGTACAACCCTTGGTGCCCCCCAGAGGCCACACGTGACATGAGCTAGTGTCTGCGGGCCTGACGACAAGAACCAGAGGCCAGAGCTGAGGCTGGGACTGACCTCAGAGCTGTTCCCACCTGGTGGGGTGAGTTCCTAAGGAAGGGGAACTGTCTACGGATGCATTCCCTGCCAGGCTCTATCTGGGTTGAAGCACCACAGACAATCTCTGGAAAACCAGAACCTGCCTGGGCACAGGTCACCGAAACAGAGATGAGTAAGCACATTACCCCGTAAATACACTATTCGTTATTACTATCCCAGTTCGAGAGAGACATTCCAACCCTCGGATCCATACCTCTCGTCCTAATCACATAGTGCTGTACTGTAGAAAGACACCGCTGTCTGGCCTCACCCAGATAGGTGAAGACTCTGTAGGGTGGAGCCTAGCCCACAGCCAGGGCTGGGAACCACTCTCCAGATACATGAGCACACTTCTTTTCCATCTAACAGGCCCCACCCTCACCCGTGGAACTCCTCTGTGCGGTCTCCAGCAGCAGCGACCATCACACAGTGCCGCAGAATGGTCCCCAGGTGCCGATAAAGGGCAGCATCTTCCTGACCAAAAAGAAAGGGGTTCCTGTGAGAGGAAGCCCCACTCCGGGATCATGTGCACAGACCATGCATCTCCTCTACTGCACACCTGCCCCCTGTCCTCTCCTACATAACCTTGAGGCATTTCCTTGACCAAGAATGTCACTAGGTTCTCTTGAGATGAAGTCACAGTGTACTCTAGCCCCATGCTCACGGCCTCCCCATGCACCAAACAGCCCTCCTGCCAGGCTGCAAGAACCAGAtatgccctccacctctctcaGAAACATTGAGGCCCCCTGCCCAAAATGTGCATCTCCTTGCCTCCTCCCGACAGGCTGAGAGCTCTGCCTGTCCTCTCCCATCTGATGCCCCCAAACTTGCAGGTACCCTACAGGCAGACAGATCCAGGGAACATCCACACTGCTAAGCCCTACCCGCCGGCTCAGGTCAGTCCTCACCTCGCCCACCTCCCTCTTGATGGAGTCGAAGGTGATGTTGAAGAGCACTTTGAGGATCTCCATGGCCCGCTCGGTCTCCTGGGGAGGAAGCAGCTCAGGCGGGTTCTCTTCAGGAGTCATTCCCAGTGTCAGCTCCAGCACATCAGTCAGCAGGTGCACTCCCTGCAATTCCTGAAACAGCTGCTGCCGCACGTCTGTGCGAAGTGCCGTTAGCAAGAAGAGGAGGCGCAAGTCAAAGAACTGCACGTCGTGTGGGAAGCTGCTCTTGTGATACAGCCCCACGCGCTCTGCGAGCCTCACCACTACGCGGGCCTCTGCGGCCAGCACCTGTGCCACCGGGCTGCTGAGCACGAGGTTGCACAGGCACTTGAGCGACTCGAGTACAACGTCCATGTCCAGAGGCTCCGGGGCCGACTCCTCGAAGGCGATGCCAGCATAACGGGCAAGTGCCTGCAGGCTCTGGCGGCTGGTGAAAGGGTCCAGGCAGCTGCGGTCCCTGGACAGGATGCGGATGCTCTGCAGCCAGGTGGCGCGGCGGGAGGGCGGCAAGCCCTGCTCCAGGGCCGAGACCAGCAGCTCCGCCAGTCTCtgtgggcagggagaagagcgGCTCCACCAGGCCCCTCTACCCGGGGCCGCCCAAGCCTCCCCCTTTACCCTCGGTCAGCACCCACCTTCCTGTCCTCCTGTTGGGCATCATCAAACGTGAAGCTCTGGGAGTTCTGCAGAGAGACCCAGAGACTCAGGGGGCTCCGTGGATGGGGGCCTGAGTCCacagattcccccccccccggacaGATGGCgctccacccccgcccctcaGTGTGTGCAcccagactccccccccccccagcaactcCTCACCGACTCGGCACCCCTCCCGCGGCGCTCGCACCGCCCGCAGGCCCCCAGCCGCACACACTATCTCAGGACCGGCCAGAGCGcgtgccccaccctgccccacctctTCCGTGCATGTACCATGTTCACGGCTCTCGCTCACCTCCCGGTTGTACGTGCGCAGGGCCTCCATAACCACGTCCTCCTCTCCCGCCTCCACAGCATCCGCAACCACCCGGGGCTCCATGGCGCCCCCGGGCTCCCGCGCCGGGAAGGCGGGAGGGCTTCGCTTCCCGGCTCCGGGCGGAGTCGAGCCGCTCCGCCCTTCCTCGGCGCGCGGGGGAAGCCGGGACTGGGTGTGCCAggccgcggggcggggccggggggtgCGCGCGGGGGAAGCCGGGACTAGGAGCGCGCGCCGCGGGGCGGAGCCATGGCTGCGAGCGGCGAAGGCGGGGACTCTGTGCGCCGCGccgcggggcggggccagggctGCAGGCTCCTTAAGGTGGCGAGACCTGGTTCAGCGGAGTGGGACTTGAAGGTTTTGCCGGGGAGTCGGCGCGGATTTCAAAGATCCTAGTAGGTGATTGTTCGACCTCGGGGTCGAGTCGCCTCTGAACCTAACAGGGACCTCTGCTTCTTGGGCCGGAATTCCCAGCAGGCGAGGACCTTAGCCCGCCCTACGGAGCCCCCCACCCACGCCCCTCTTGAAGCGCAGCGCGAGTGCAAGTCGAGGGGAAAGCCGAGCGTGGCACGGGGACCACTTGCTGTGTTCAACAGGGGTTTAAGTGCCTACCGCATGCTGGGTCCGGGCTTTCGTAGAGCTCGTGCTCCAAAATGAAGACAAGGAAAACGGACAAATAAGACGGCTTTAGACAGTCATAGCGCtgtgattagaaaagaaaaggggcCTGGTGGGCTACAAAGGGATCTGAGGAGGTGCCATTTTTGCTGAGACTGGACGATAAGTGATCTGAGGGAAGGTCATTCAGAGCCAAAAGAGCGGCCAGTGCAAAGATGGGAATGGCCGcggtgggagagagaaacagacaccccGTTTTGCTTAAAGaaaggggagagtggggaggggtcaggaTGCAGGCAAAGCCTGATCGTGTGCAGCAACTTCCTAGGGGTGTGACCCAGACGGTGTGGCCTGGACTAAGCTTCCTCTTCTGAAAGGCAGAGATGACAGACGTTCCCGTTTCACTGTGCTGTCGGGAGGACTCAACGACACGCAGCAAATGCTCCAGTACGGCGGGTCGGGATCCACTGTGCAACAAGACTTTGCTGACCGTCTCCTTTGTGCCAGGCCCATTCCCAGTGCCCGGTGCGACGGCCAGAAGCACTGGCTTCTGTCCCTGCTACCGCCACGCTCCCGCCCCTCGTTCTGGCTTCAGAATGCTTCACCCTTGCATCTTCTGCAGCGCTCGCCCGTTCCAGGCACTGGTCTCCACCCGTGTCCCACAAGCAGTAACTGGGGCCTAGGTTCGCGCCGTAGCCTGGCGGGGGCGAGCGCCGGGTGCgaccccttcctgcctctctcgcgggaggaaggggctgggagctCTCGGTCCTAGGACCTGACCCCGCCTTCGGCGCGATTGGCCGGTAGAAGTGTCTGTCGATGCCGTCATTGGCAGGGAAAGCACTAAcggcccgccccctccccggtcCGGACGCGGACGGACCTCGGCCGGAAGTCGGCGGGCCCGAGCGGAAGCGGCGGGGCGGGAGGGTCCTCCCCGCGACTGCGCCACGTCCGCGGAGCCTGTGGCCGCGCGGCTGACGGAGGCCGGGGCCCGGGCCCGGCGCGATGGCGGACTGGGCTCGGGGTGAGCGCGGGGGAGCGAGCCGGGTGGCGGTGCGGGCGGCCGTCAGCGACGGGACTGCCCGCAGGAGACGCTGCCGGCGGGCGGAGCCGGGCCGCGCGCGCCGGGGAgggggccctggggccctgcGGGGGCTCCCGCCCCCTGCCAGGTGGTTCTGCCTGCGGCCTCCGGCGGGTCCACCCGTCCACAGGTCCCGGAAGCCAGCTCTGGGCGAGGGGGCTTTCCTCCTCTGAGAGCCCGTGTTCTCACCCGGGAAGTGGGGTGCTGACGCCGGGGTCCGAGCTGTTGGGACTTAAGGAATGAACGAACGTGAAGTGGTTGGTAGGATGTTAACAGTCCTTCCTTCGGGGTTTGTACACATCAGTGATTCGTAGGGCTGTGCCCCGATTGGACCCGTATCTTTGAGGCGTCACTCCGAGCTTGTGGGGAGGTGGTTCTGACCCACCTGATGTGACAGAAATTCGGAGTCACCTGGCCTAGCACTAGTCACGTGTCAGGTCTCAGCATGGACCGTGCTCTGGGTGCCATGTAAGGTGTGGGGTGCAGAGGTGAGCAGACCTAGATCGACCTCAGCCCCTGTTTTGGGGTGTTGCGGACTCGGCTCAGCTGTTTCCTCCTTGGTTACTTGTCGGCTCTTCAGGACCCAGTTCACAGGTCGTCCCTGCAggggccctccccgccccccccccccccccccccccgctctt
It encodes the following:
- the RIC8A gene encoding synembryn-A — protein: MEPRVVADAVEAGEEDVVMEALRTYNRENSQSFTFDDAQQEDRKRLAELLVSALEQGLPPSRRATWLQSIRILSRDRSCLDPFTSRQSLQALARYAGIAFEESAPEPLDMDVVLESLKCLCNLVLSSPVAQVLAAEARVVVRLAERVGLYHKSSFPHDVQFFDLRLLFLLTALRTDVRQQLFQELQGVHLLTDVLELTLGMTPEENPPELLPPQETERAMEILKVLFNITFDSIKREVGEEDAALYRHLGTILRHCVMVAAAGDRTEEFHGHTVNLLGNLPLKCLDVLLTLEPRKGSLEFLGANMDVIHVLLSFLEKRLHQTHRLKESVAPVLSVLTECARMHRPARKFLKSQVLPPLRDVRTRPEVGELLRNKLVRLMTHLDTDVKRVAAEFLFVLCSESVPRFIKYTGYGNAAGLLAARGLMAGGRPEGQYSEDEDTDTDEYKEAKASINPVTGRVEEKPPNPMEGMTEEQKEHEAMKLVNMFDKLSRHRVIQPMGMSPRGQLTTLQDAICETMEGQLSSEADSDPD